The Rhizobium sp. CCGE531 genomic sequence CAAGGCTGGATCGTTGGCTGTTTGCCATCCTCCATTCGATATGGCTGAACGAAGTCCGTTCGCGCCGGGTTCGCATGGGGCAGGGCTTCGTCGATGCCGACGAGACGCTGGTTTTCGACGGCGCGCGCGAAACCGAAACGCATATTTTGGCCGGGCAGGTATTGCAGCGCGTGCAGGCATTGCCGGAGGCACAGCGCACCGCGGTATTTCTTGCCTATGTCGAAGGGCTTTCCTATCGCGAAGTGGCGGAGATCCTGGAGGTGCCGATCGGAACGGTCATGAGCCGGCTGGCGGCGGCGCGGGCAAAACTTGCGGATGGCATGGGAATGGTGGCCGACGGAAAATCTTCCGGAGGCGGGTGACTGGGGAATGGAAATGAGTGAATTGGACAAAGGACAGATACCCTCGGACGAGCAACTCACCGCCTTCATCGATGGCGAGCTGAACGCCGCCGACCGCGAAAGGATCGAACGACTGATCGCCGACGACATGCGCGTGGCGGAGCGGTTCGATTTCCTGTCCCGTAGCACGCTGCCCTTCAAGGCGGCATTCGAGCCGATGCTTGCCGAGGCGCCGGCTGCGAAGCTGGAGGCCATGCTTGCCGCCATTCCCGTAACTGAAAAGCCCGGGGCTCGCGCTACCGGCATAGGTCGTCGCGGCTTCCTTGCGGCGGTTGCCGCGAGCTTCGTGGCCGCCATTGCCATCGACCGCGCCATGATCGGCATCGGCCATCGGCTTTCGAAGCCGGATGAGGATGCCGAATGGCGTGCCGTGGTAGCGGAATATCTTTCGCTCTATACTGCGGATACGCTGAGCGCCCCGGCTGGCGACGATACGCAACAGGTCGCGCAATTGAATGAGGTCGGCGCCAAACTGGACCTGTCTTTGGCGCCGGAAGCGGTGGCCATGCCCGGCATCGAATTCAAGCGTGCACAGATCCTGAGTTATGATAGCAAGCCGCTGGCTCAGATCGCCTATCTCGATCCGGAAAGCGGCCCCATGGCACTTTGCATTGTCCAATCCGCCAAGGGCGCGGCTGCGCCCGATATGGAAAATCGCCGGGGCATGAATGTCGTCTATTGGTCGAGCTCCACGCATGCCTTCATGCTGATCGGCCATGCGCCGATCGATCGCATGCAGCAACTTGCGGCTGATGTCCGGACGCATCTG encodes the following:
- a CDS encoding RNA polymerase sigma factor; the protein is MPVAQGAISAYSLTATKPPKRSAASRHANAAEDVIASEEDIRAGLSQHLTRLWRYGVVLSRQRDVADDLVQATCVRALERAAQFTSGTRLDRWLFAILHSIWLNEVRSRRVRMGQGFVDADETLVFDGARETETHILAGQVLQRVQALPEAQRTAVFLAYVEGLSYREVAEILEVPIGTVMSRLAAARAKLADGMGMVADGKSSGGG
- a CDS encoding anti-sigma factor, with amino-acid sequence MSELDKGQIPSDEQLTAFIDGELNAADRERIERLIADDMRVAERFDFLSRSTLPFKAAFEPMLAEAPAAKLEAMLAAIPVTEKPGARATGIGRRGFLAAVAASFVAAIAIDRAMIGIGHRLSKPDEDAEWRAVVAEYLSLYTADTLSAPAGDDTQQVAQLNEVGAKLDLSLAPEAVAMPGIEFKRAQILSYDSKPLAQIAYLDPESGPMALCIVQSAKGAAAPDMENRRGMNVVYWSSSTHAFMLIGHAPIDRMQQLAADVRTHLIA